In the Sandaracinus amylolyticus genome, CGACGACGCAGTCCGCGAGCTGCGCATCGCGACGGGCGACGAGCTCAACCGGACGCCGCACCTCGCGTGGGGCAACCTCGGCTGGGCGTACCTCGAGCTCGGGGACCTGAGCGAGGCCGAGCTCGCGCTGAGCGAGGCCGTGCGGCGCGAGCCGCGTTATTGCGCGGGGTGGTTCTTCCTCGCGCGCGTCCACTCCTCGCGCGGGACCGCAGCGAGCGAGGCGGATGCCGAGGCGCACTTCCGCGCCGCCGACGACGCGCTGACGCACGCGCTCGAGGTCGACCTCGAGGAGTGCCGGCGCCTTCAGGATGCTTGGAGATTGCGCGGGGAGACCCGCGCTCGGCTCGGACGAAGCGAGGAATCCGTCGCGGACTTCGAGCGCTGTGTGGAGCTCGATCGGGAGACCGAGTCGGGCCGTGCTTGCAGTGGCTTCCTCGAGGCGAGCCCGTGATCGGGGCTCG is a window encoding:
- a CDS encoding tetratricopeptide repeat protein → MRRSQAEYDLGVGLMQEQNVAGAFQHLREAVRLDPDNAEAHLVLGTLLMLRGDHPEAERELREALRANTALGGAGLPSLTPEAHNTLGVLYLNTRRYDDAVRELRIATGDELNRTPHLAWGNLGWAYLELGDLSEAELALSEAVRREPRYCAGWFFLARVHSSRGTAASEADAEAHFRAADDALTHALEVDLEECRRLQDAWRLRGETRARLGRSEESVADFERCVELDRETESGRACSGFLEASP